CCGACGTGAAGTCCATCCAGATCTCCGGCTAGAGTGCCCAGCTGCGTCTGCTCCTGAAACAAACCGTTCTCGCTTGTGTTCTCTGGAATCTGTAGTGTTCTCCACATCCTGAGTCCAAAATGCGAGCGTCTGTGTAGTTTGATTACTGCATACTGAGTTGTGGCTGTTGCCTGTTGGGACTTGGGTGTGTTACGTGCCAGTCGGAAGCCTGATGTGTTGTGTTGATCAGTGTCCGTGTTTGTACTAAACCAAGTTTCAATGGGTTTCTATGTGTGTTAGCCGTTACTATTCCATTGCAATCTCTGTCTCTACTCTATTCTGCCCGgtctttttttcatttcttttttgcaaCCGATTCGAATCTGCAGTTCTCTTTTGGCAAGTGAATGCCTAGTTCGACTTTAGTTTTTAGTCTTTGGCTCTTTGCCGATTACTATTTTCGTCTCCAACAAAGAGATACGTTAAGTAGTCAGGTAATCAGGTTCTTTTCCCTTACAAATTCAGATCTCTACTGTCACACTTTAAGTATAAAACATATGGTTCCAATAGAGATCATAGAACCGTGGCCACTATACATCTTAGTTATGTGTGATTGACGGTTAAATACAAGTACAGCAATCTCCTGGTAAGTTCTCTTATTAATTAACTTGTAGCGTAGTGCGGATACATACATAGGTATACGGACGCAAAAAAATGTCACCCCGTTGAACTAGCCGATTGGAGCCGAACACCGCGGCAATGGATTTACACAATCTGCTGCAAAGAATAAAGGAATGCGCCTCCACGGGGAACTTTAGCGGCGGTGTGGTGTGTCCAGGTCCCCAGGAGAAGAAGCGGTAGCTCACTCTGAATCGTAGAAATCGCTAGGGCATGGTGTAATTACATCCGACTCCAGCATCTGTACCACCCTATGCATTGTTGGCCGCTCCTCCGGCAAAGAGCTTATGCACTGTTTGGCAAGAGAAAGCAGAGCATCTAAGGTCTCAGTCTGCACGCCTTCACAATTCGGATCGACAATTTCCTGCTCCCTGTGCTCACCAGCCAGGAAATTTAACTGCCAAAAAACAAGATAATATTGTCAGGAATGTACTAAATCAATTGACCGTACGACGGTAAGTATGTAGCCAGTCTGAGAGTTGTGCAtaaaaagaaatgaaaggaCAGTCATACCCATCCAACAATGTTCAATCCCTTCTCAATGAATGATGCATCAGTAGGTCGCTTTCCGCTCAGTATTTCAAGTACCAAAACCCCAAAACTATAGACATCAGTCTTTTCGGTGGCTCTGCCACTTTGCATATACTCTGTGGATTTTGGATTTTGTCCACTTTAGCTCAGAGCATTAAGGGGAAACTAAGAGTAAACAGAAGTTGCACATTTATCTCATTGGTGGAATTAACAACTTCCACATACCTGGTGCAAGATAACCAAATGTTCCTGCAACAATTGTAGTAATATGTGACTCTTCATCCTCTAATAGTTTTGCAAGTCCAAAGTCTGATACACGGGCCTCAAGATTGCCATCAAGTAAGATGTTGCTCGATTTAATATCACGATGTATTATTCGAGGTGAACAATCGTGATGCAAGTAAGCCAAGCCTTTTGCAGCTCCCAGTATTACGTTAATACGTGCATCCCAATCCAATTGTTCCGATTTTTCTGCCAAGATTGATGGACAGATACACTGTTAGGAGTAAACATAAAAAACTGTTGCTGTTTTGCACGGCACTTCAGAACGAAATATATGGATAACATAAGAGAACCAAAACAACAACAGATGGAGCAACCATGACAAGATGGAAATATTTCATGAAGCCGACCACATATGCTTTAAGTACAACCTCAAAAGAGTACAATCTCACAAACCTCTTGAACCTTTCGGACCCTAAGGTTGTTGCACTATACTATAATCTAGTGCTAAAGAATAACCTAGCCTCTAATCCTCTTGTGCGCCTCTAATTTCCTCAACTTGCTTGATGCCATTTGCCTTCTTTAAAAATAACTAAGTTCCACTTttttggggggtgggggggggggggttcagtTTGATCATCTCAGCATAGAGTGACCAAAGATGCCATTCATCCTCAGCCCCTCTCACATATAGGCTCAACAAGCCTACGATATGAACTTAATGCTAGCTATAAGCCTATAACCCAGATCTATTCCTAGGATCCTCATCACAGCACGTGTTATGGTTTTGTTTACAAATAAAGATCTTGGTTGCTAAATCCAATTCTTTCAATCTTGAACTCAGGATTTCAGGGTTTTGAAATTGTGTTGCCTTCCATGCGCCAACTAGCTCATTTGAAAGCCTAAGCTATTGTTGGTTTTGAACAAAGACATGCTTAACTTGTCATTGAGGCAACAGGAATGATCACAATATACATTAGTTCCACTTAAAAGCAATCAAATATGAATACTCGGAAGAGTGCCATACAGATGAAATCAAGGAGAGCTCAGTTGGAAAAGAAAAACCCGGCACTTACCATGTAACACTTCATCCAGGTTACCACCTGGTAGATAGTCATATATCAACAGTTTTGATGAAGGAGAGTTGCAGTAGCCACGAAGATTGACCAAATAACGATGCTTCACACTTCCCAATATCTCAAGTTCACTATCAAAGAACCGATCAAGACCATCATTAGTTTTCACTATTCTTTTCAATGCAAAGACGTTGCCATCATCCATTGCAAGTTTGTAAACAGTTCCAAAGCCCCCTGATCCGATGATATTTTCCTCATCCATAGTCTCTAATTTCTTGAGGATATCTTTTGAGGAGTACGGGAGGTCCCCATGGAACATCACAATGGACGAGCCTGAAAAAACAAGCGATGTCACAAGACAATTTCCTCCGAAGAATGATCATTACTCGCACAACATATTTCATGAAATAGTTACCTCCGCATAGTTCCACCCTGAAGCCACGAATATCTTTCTTTCCAAAAATTTTGTAAAGAAAGCAACCCCAGAAACACATTAAAGCCACCAATAAGAGAGCTCCCACTGTGGCTACTGCACTTATAACAAGCCTGGTAGAATTCTTTCCATTCCTTCTATTAAACATTTCATCTGTTGTAAGACAATACCAAAATACATAAGAAATGTCAGAAATTTGGAGTAAAAAAGGCAATAAATTTGTAAACAAATTGCTGTAGGATATTGCAGGAGTATTTTAGAAGGGGACTCCATCGATGCAAAATGGTCAGGATACAGTACTTTAAATCTTGAATGGGCACTAATGGAAGGCCTTGCATGGAATAAACTTACTGAGCCCAAGTTCCAACAGCAAGAAAGGTGCCTCTTATACTAATTGGAATTTAATTCTTTTAGGATTCGGAAAGGGTAATCATAATTGGAATTTAATCCTTTTAGGATTTGGATAAGGTGGGGCTAAAAGAATTCTTAAAGTACTAACTGGAGGATAACTGGAGCACTATATAAAGCAAAGGTGTGGCAAAGAGATCCCAACTCCCAACCCAAGGAAACAAGCAATACATGATCATCCAGATCAAGGTAGAAGCAAAGGGGCACATGAGAGGCTTAGAGGTCAGGTTATTCTTTACTCTTCAGCACCATATCCTTGTGTAGAGTAAGGATCCAAGGGTCCAAAAGGTTTGGAAGGGTTTGTAAGAGAGTGACAACAATTTGTACTCCTTCTGAGGTTGTGCTTAAGGAGTTAACATTCAGGTTCACCAAAACCCTTCCCtattgttgtgtttgtttcatCGTCATCATTTCAATTTTCTCTGCAAGGCTCATCTACTTCATTGTTTGATAGCATGCAAGCTCAGGCCATTCACAATATTTAGTCTGATCCACAGCTACAAGAGATGACAAGAGGCATCACTGTATCAGAGTTTAACACTTCACAGTACTAAACTACACAGTGGAATATTAGACCACAGTTAGGCACATGGTTTCATAGTACAATATGACTAGAAGTCATAGCTTGCAGGTCCATCTGGTGAACTGGAAAGAAAGAATCAAAGAGATCAACTTACAAAATGCAAGACTACCACATGCCTGTATCCAACCGGCACATAAAAACACCCGCCACTGATACATAAAATAAAGACACAATGCGATCTTGCCAACAACTAT
The nucleotide sequence above comes from Phragmites australis chromosome 4, lpPhrAust1.1, whole genome shotgun sequence. Encoded proteins:
- the LOC133916448 gene encoding LRR receptor-like serine/threonine-protein kinase FEI 1, which translates into the protein MGSFLRKQPWYLFILIIVHLGAREAKTLSSDGEALLAFKKAVTNSDGVFLNWREQDADPCNWKGVRCDSHRNRVIYLILAYHKLVGPIPPEIGRLNQLQTLSLQGNSLYGSLPPELGNCTKLQQLYLQGNYLSGYIPSEFGDLVELEALDLSSNTLSGSIPRSLDKLSKLTSFNVSMNFLTGAIPSAGSLVNFNETSFIGNLGLCGKQINAVCKDAPQSSSSGPQSPSPDEMFNRRNGKNSTRLVISAVATVGALLLVALMCFWGCFLYKIFGKKDIRGFRVELCGGSSIVMFHGDLPYSSKDILKKLETMDEENIIGSGGFGTVYKLAMDDGNVFALKRIVKTNDGLDRFFDSELEILGSVKHRYLVNLRGYCNSPSSKLLIYDYLPGGNLDEVLHEKSEQLDWDARINVILGAAKGLAYLHHDCSPRIIHRDIKSSNILLDGNLEARVSDFGLAKLLEDEESHITTIVAGTFGYLAPEYMQSGRATEKTDVYSFGVLVLEILSGKRPTDASFIEKGLNIVGWLNFLAGEHREQEIVDPNCEGVQTETLDALLSLAKQCISSLPEERPTMHRVVQMLESDVITPCPSDFYDSE